The Fusobacterium sp. DD2 genome contains a region encoding:
- a CDS encoding TonB-dependent receptor, translating to MKKRVGILSFIICATAFASGNTIELGKSVIQNKSYNREFIKAPKMSKNTYIVTKEQIQEKNYKNVEDVLRDAPGVVVQNTAFGPRVDMRGSGEKSLSRVKIMVDGISINPTEENMSSLPINSIPIESISKIEIIPGGGATLYGSGSVGGVVNIQTNSNATKNNFFMDMKYGSYDNRNFGFAGGQNITDSLYVNYGFNYINSEGYRRSEDKANTVFLGGFDYKINDKNKIRFQGRNGKEKNDGTTEISKELLAHNRRAPGLNMDLETKNQSYTFDYEYKNNENFTFGATAFKQKQKRDIETESVDDIDITLSNRKFTANKVIYHFQDVKSQMKAKFSEDKNGIKLKTNYKYDGGNLFLGYDYYKSTNKRDSYVRSETLKTYNDGISNVNLSSGDRKPVINKVHIDLSKESHALYAFNKLNIGEKFDFTTGLRGELTKYSGYRHNGPNTMPFLDPKIQHVETDEKLHNYAGEIGGLYRYRDTGAGFLRYEHGFVTPFATQLTDKIHDTKLKNPNGMFIPPIVNVASIYVANGLKSEITDTVELGMRDYLFDFTTLSASLFMTDTKDEITLINSGVTNPAVKRWKYRNIGKTRRMGLELEAEQQLTDKLSLSESATFVNAKVIKGDPRYNIKKNDKIPMVPSMKLTLGAKYSLTEHLSLTGNYTYEGKKEARELDDDDNVSRFNIKGHGVVDVGMIYKIDDHASLKAGIKNLASTKYNLRETSKEAYPAPERNYYMELNVKF from the coding sequence ATGAAAAAAAGGGTTGGAATTTTAAGTTTTATTATTTGTGCAACGGCATTTGCCAGTGGGAATACTATTGAGCTTGGAAAAAGTGTTATACAGAATAAAAGCTATAATAGGGAGTTTATTAAGGCACCAAAGATGTCTAAAAACACCTATATAGTGACTAAGGAGCAGATTCAGGAAAAAAACTATAAAAATGTTGAAGATGTACTTAGGGATGCACCAGGGGTTGTAGTACAAAATACAGCTTTTGGGCCAAGAGTGGATATGCGTGGAAGTGGAGAGAAATCATTAAGCAGAGTAAAGATAATGGTTGATGGAATAAGTATCAATCCCACTGAAGAGAATATGTCTAGCCTTCCTATTAACTCAATTCCAATAGAATCAATAAGTAAAATTGAGATAATACCTGGTGGTGGAGCAACTCTTTATGGAAGTGGATCTGTGGGAGGAGTAGTAAATATTCAGACAAATTCCAATGCTACGAAAAATAACTTTTTTATGGATATGAAATATGGATCTTATGATAATAGAAATTTTGGATTTGCTGGTGGACAAAATATTACAGACAGCCTCTATGTAAACTATGGATTTAATTATATCAATAGTGAGGGGTATAGAAGATCTGAAGACAAGGCAAATACAGTATTTTTAGGAGGATTTGATTATAAAATCAATGATAAAAATAAGATAAGATTCCAAGGAAGAAATGGAAAAGAAAAAAATGATGGAACAACTGAGATATCAAAGGAACTATTAGCTCATAACAGAAGAGCACCTGGTCTTAATATGGATTTGGAAACTAAAAACCAGAGTTATACTTTTGACTATGAATATAAAAATAATGAGAACTTTACCTTTGGTGCTACAGCCTTTAAACAGAAACAGAAAAGGGATATTGAAACAGAGAGTGTAGATGATATTGATATAACTTTGAGCAATAGAAAATTTACAGCTAACAAAGTAATATACCATTTTCAGGATGTAAAATCTCAAATGAAGGCTAAATTCAGTGAGGATAAAAATGGAATAAAACTTAAGACAAACTATAAATATGATGGTGGAAATCTTTTCCTTGGATATGATTATTACAAATCAACAAATAAAAGGGATTCATATGTAAGATCTGAAACTTTGAAGACATACAATGATGGAATTTCCAATGTAAATCTTTCATCTGGAGATAGAAAACCAGTAATAAATAAGGTCCATATAGATCTATCAAAGGAATCTCATGCTCTTTATGCATTTAATAAATTAAATATTGGAGAGAAATTTGATTTTACAACTGGATTAAGAGGAGAGCTTACAAAGTATAGTGGATACCGTCATAATGGACCAAATACAATGCCATTTTTAGATCCAAAAATCCAGCATGTTGAAACAGATGAAAAGCTTCATAACTATGCTGGAGAGATAGGTGGATTATATAGATATAGAGACACAGGAGCAGGATTTTTAAGATATGAGCATGGATTTGTAACACCATTTGCAACACAGCTTACAGATAAAATCCATGATACAAAGTTAAAAAATCCAAATGGAATGTTTATTCCACCTATTGTAAATGTAGCTTCAATCTATGTGGCAAATGGACTTAAATCAGAAATTACTGATACTGTTGAACTTGGAATGAGAGATTACCTGTTTGATTTTACAACCCTATCTGCATCACTATTTATGACAGATACAAAGGATGAGATTACTCTTATAAATTCAGGAGTTACAAATCCTGCAGTAAAAAGATGGAAATATAGAAATATAGGAAAGACAAGACGTATGGGACTGGAGCTTGAGGCAGAGCAACAACTAACAGACAAACTATCACTTTCAGAGTCAGCAACATTTGTAAATGCCAAGGTAATAAAGGGAGATCCAAGATATAACATAAAGAAAAATGACAAAATTCCTATGGTTCCTTCTATGAAACTTACACTTGGAGCGAAATATAGTTTAACAGAGCATCTATCACTTACAGGAAATTATACTTATGAAGGTAAAAAAGAAGCAAGAGAACTGGATGATGATGACAATGTAAGCAGATTTAATATCAAAGGTCATGGAGTTGTAGATGTGGGAATGATTTATAAGATAGATGACCACGCTTCACTTAAAGCAGGGATAAAAAATCTGGCTTCTACTAAGTATAACCTACGTGAAACAAGTAAGGAAGCATATCCTGCACCTGAAAGAAATTACTATATGGAACTTAATGTGAAGTTTTAA
- a CDS encoding LytTR family transcriptional regulator DNA-binding domain-containing protein, with product MIGVYLDRELEESIFCDNHLEYINMKNKKGLEKNVDVMVIDGKMDYAESQIKFYCNIGIPVMILVEKNINVVMNSSKSKYKIRYLLKNDISGIRKELDCICNRLSKVDTVFVTDCSKVGMLKLDTIDSITYSSIERECNFNLEDGRVFAVKKKFSEIEQIQSYKDFVKIERGTIINLSKIESLNYKDKSITFRNGQTLYLNKKKLKELEEILFSKYNAVYL from the coding sequence ATGATAGGAGTGTACTTAGATAGGGAACTTGAAGAGAGTATTTTTTGTGATAATCACCTGGAATACATCAACATGAAAAATAAAAAGGGGTTAGAAAAGAATGTTGATGTAATGGTTATTGATGGAAAAATGGATTATGCTGAAAGTCAAATTAAGTTTTATTGCAACATTGGAATACCTGTAATGATTCTAGTTGAAAAAAATATCAATGTGGTAATGAATTCCAGCAAGTCAAAGTATAAGATACGATATCTGCTGAAAAACGATATAAGTGGCATTAGAAAGGAACTTGACTGCATCTGCAACAGGCTTTCAAAAGTTGATACTGTATTTGTTACTGATTGCTCTAAAGTTGGGATGTTAAAGCTTGATACCATCGACAGTATAACCTATTCAAGTATTGAAAGAGAGTGTAATTTTAATCTCGAAGATGGACGAGTATTTGCTGTAAAGAAGAAATTTTCTGAGATTGAGCAGATACAAAGTTATAAGGATTTTGTAAAAATAGAGAGGGGAACAATAATAAACCTTTCTAAAATTGAGTCTTTAAACTATAAAGATAAATCTATTACATTCAGGAATGGACAGACTCTTTATCTGAATAAAAAGAAACTTAAAGAACTTGAGGAGATACTATTTTCTAAATACAATGCAGTATACCTGTAA
- a CDS encoding MotA/TolQ/ExbB proton channel family protein produces the protein MLYYLKVGGPLMWILFAMSIISLTVILERTCFFCRRERFHNKNFNSEIIAAVAAEDMKCAINLCENENNSVGCTVKSFLCRCDRNGDFHHFDQLVKEIGIDEVGSLEKRLHILGIIGYTAPMIGLLGTVTGMIQAFQNMASLGAGDPTIVAAGISQALVTTAGGLIIAIPTIIAYNLFNKKIEDTEGEIDKITTNLINILRKN, from the coding sequence ATGCTGTACTATTTAAAAGTTGGGGGACCTTTAATGTGGATATTGTTTGCTATGTCTATAATATCCCTCACTGTAATTTTAGAAAGAACATGTTTTTTCTGCAGACGTGAAAGATTTCATAATAAAAACTTTAATTCAGAAATAATTGCTGCTGTTGCAGCTGAAGACATGAAATGTGCAATTAATCTATGTGAAAATGAAAATAACTCAGTTGGATGTACTGTAAAATCATTTTTATGCAGATGTGATAGAAATGGGGACTTTCACCATTTTGATCAGCTTGTAAAAGAGATTGGAATTGATGAAGTAGGAAGCTTGGAAAAGAGGCTTCATATTCTTGGAATCATTGGGTATACCGCACCTATGATTGGACTTCTAGGTACAGTAACCGGTATGATTCAGGCATTTCAAAATATGGCATCTCTAGGAGCTGGAGACCCAACTATTGTAGCTGCTGGAATATCTCAGGCTCTTGTTACAACTGCTGGTGGTCTTATTATTGCTATTCCAACAATTATTGCTTACAATCTGTTTAACAAAAAAATAGAGGATACTGAAGGGGAAATAGACAAGATAACTACCAATTTAATCAATATTTTAAGAAAGAATTAG
- a CDS encoding biopolymer transporter ExbD: MAQFRKKRPIMALDLTPLIDVVFLLIIFFMVSTTFNKYGKIDIDLPSSKLETPEKQDKSLEVIIDKHQNYFISENGKTRQIDFSSIDQYLKGVNEVTVSGDKDLKYQTIMDTVTKIKENGITNLGINFYE, from the coding sequence ATGGCACAGTTTAGAAAAAAAAGGCCTATTATGGCTCTTGATCTCACACCACTTATAGATGTTGTATTCTTACTTATCATATTTTTTATGGTATCTACTACTTTTAACAAGTATGGAAAGATAGATATTGACCTGCCAAGTTCCAAACTTGAGACTCCTGAAAAACAGGATAAATCTCTTGAGGTGATTATAGATAAACATCAAAATTACTTTATCAGTGAAAATGGTAAAACTAGACAGATTGATTTTTCCAGCATAGATCAATATTTAAAAGGTGTAAATGAGGTCACTGTATCTGGGGATAAGGATCTTAAGTATCAAACTATTATGGATACTGTAACTAAAATAAAAGAAAATGGAATCACCAATTTAGGAATAAATTTCTATGAGTAG
- a CDS encoding energy transducer TonB — protein MSRKKCYRGEINITYFFIVALLIHLSLFIFREYSIKGDSNLGIRSNGAPISVQVKSDTFKKPRPSSGTQLEAKAEKKAEPENKAVKEDFLSKIKDKKKEKKIEKKKEVTPQKELKKQNQKTKETDNNSNATQNQAPATAMSDPNSDQDFLSGNFSIGTDGSVVAASADGIDYQIVKQIDPEYPKQAKRIRYSQTVVVKAKFLVGLNGNIEDIKILESHSKLGFDKAVIDALHQWKFKPIFYKNKNIKVYFTKSFVFENID, from the coding sequence ATGAGTAGAAAAAAATGCTATAGAGGTGAGATCAATATAACATATTTTTTCATAGTTGCCCTTCTCATCCACCTCTCACTATTTATATTTAGAGAATATTCAATTAAAGGAGATTCAAATCTTGGAATTAGAAGCAATGGAGCTCCAATATCTGTCCAGGTAAAAAGTGATACTTTTAAAAAGCCACGTCCTTCCTCTGGAACTCAGCTGGAAGCTAAGGCAGAAAAAAAAGCAGAACCTGAAAATAAAGCAGTAAAAGAAGATTTTCTAAGTAAAATCAAAGACAAGAAAAAAGAAAAAAAGATTGAGAAGAAAAAAGAGGTAACTCCCCAGAAGGAACTAAAAAAACAGAATCAAAAAACAAAGGAAACAGATAACAATTCAAATGCTACTCAGAATCAAGCTCCAGCAACAGCTATGTCAGATCCAAATTCAGATCAGGATTTTTTATCAGGCAATTTCTCTATTGGAACTGATGGAAGTGTAGTTGCAGCTTCAGCTGATGGAATTGATTATCAGATTGTAAAACAGATAGATCCAGAGTATCCTAAACAGGCTAAAAGAATAAGATATTCTCAAACTGTAGTAGTTAAAGCTAAATTTCTTGTAGGTTTAAATGGTAATATTGAAGATATCAAGATTTTAGAATCTCATAGTAAGCTGGGATTTGATAAGGCAGTAATAGATGCTTTACATCAATGGAAATTTAAACCAATTTTTTATAAAAACAAGAATATTAAGGTCTATTTTACCAAATCCTTTGTATTTGAGAATATAGACTAA
- the ugpC gene encoding sn-glycerol-3-phosphate ABC transporter ATP-binding protein UgpC, with translation MAEVVLKKVEKQYPNGFKAVHGIDLEIKNGEFMVFVGPSGCAKSTTLRMIAGLEDITGGEIYIGDKLVNDLPPKDRGIAMVFQNYALYPHMTVYENMAFGLKMAKVNKQIIDRRVREAAEKLEITQLLDRKPKEMSGGQRQRVAVGRAIVRKPDVFLFDEPLSNLDAKLRVSMRVKITQLHKQLKAEGQNATMIYVTHDQVEAMTMGDRICVLNFGKIMQVDTPLNLYSKPANKFVAGFIGSPAMNIVKATLVEKDKEVFVKLTDDILLKLPKDKAEKVKSNINKEVWFGIRPENVGNKLVAPDAYLVPGRINIVEQMGNEEFIYFTLGNEQFSCRIPVEKSTGANFSDTELFCFNMEQCHIFDIETEKNLTL, from the coding sequence ATGGCGGAAGTTGTACTAAAAAAAGTAGAAAAACAATATCCCAATGGTTTTAAGGCCGTACATGGAATTGATTTGGAAATTAAAAATGGAGAATTTATGGTTTTTGTAGGGCCATCAGGATGTGCAAAATCAACAACACTTAGAATGATAGCAGGTCTTGAAGATATAACAGGAGGGGAAATCTACATAGGCGACAAGCTGGTAAATGACTTGCCTCCTAAGGATAGAGGAATAGCAATGGTTTTCCAAAACTATGCACTATACCCACATATGACAGTTTATGAAAACATGGCTTTTGGATTAAAAATGGCAAAAGTTAATAAACAGATAATTGATAGAAGAGTAAGAGAAGCAGCTGAAAAACTGGAAATAACACAACTGTTAGATAGAAAACCTAAAGAGATGTCAGGAGGACAAAGACAAAGGGTTGCAGTAGGTAGAGCTATTGTAAGAAAACCTGATGTATTCCTATTTGACGAACCTTTATCAAACCTTGATGCAAAATTAAGAGTATCAATGAGAGTTAAGATAACTCAACTTCATAAACAACTTAAAGCAGAGGGACAAAATGCTACAATGATTTATGTAACTCATGACCAGGTTGAAGCAATGACAATGGGAGATAGAATCTGTGTGTTAAACTTTGGTAAGATTATGCAGGTAGATACACCATTAAACCTTTATTCAAAACCTGCAAATAAATTTGTTGCTGGGTTTATAGGATCACCAGCTATGAATATAGTTAAAGCAACATTAGTTGAAAAGGATAAGGAAGTCTTTGTTAAATTAACTGATGATATATTATTAAAACTTCCTAAAGATAAAGCAGAAAAAGTTAAATCTAATATAAATAAGGAAGTATGGTTTGGAATAAGACCTGAAAATGTTGGAAATAAACTTGTTGCTCCAGATGCATATTTAGTTCCAGGAAGAATAAATATAGTTGAGCAAATGGGAAATGAGGAGTTTATATACTTCACTTTAGGAAATGAACAATTCAGTTGTAGAATTCCAGTTGAAAAATCTACTGGAGCAAATTTCAGTGATACAGAATTATTCTGCTTCAACATGGAGCAATGCCATATTTTTGATATTGAAACAGAAAAAAATCTTACACTATAA
- a CDS encoding sugar phosphate isomerase/epimerase family protein: MIRFGIRAHDMGKYEIKDFSELLKLVKSLDGECIQLALNKSFIDFTYSEEKLNKEFANFLSEKLKENGIDISVLGCYINLTDTDEKSRRKSLDKFKAHLYLSKLLNTSLVGTETGCFNTTYTYTKLNATEEAFELFLKSVKELVEHAENLNTNLAIEGVAKHIIATPEKMHRALKTIDSENLKVIFDPVNFLTVDNYREQREIIVKSFKLFGDKIEKIHLKDFIIKDGEIKAVPIGKGMFDVEFFMSELQKYKDDIDILLENSTVNTAKECIRFVKQYLK; this comes from the coding sequence GTGATTAGATTTGGTATAAGGGCACATGATATGGGAAAATATGAAATAAAGGATTTTTCAGAATTGTTAAAACTGGTGAAAAGTCTGGATGGAGAATGTATTCAGTTGGCTTTGAACAAATCTTTTATAGATTTTACCTACTCAGAAGAAAAATTAAATAAAGAATTTGCTAATTTCTTATCTGAAAAATTAAAAGAAAATGGTATAGATATTTCAGTATTAGGTTGTTATATTAATTTAACCGATACAGATGAAAAAAGCAGAAGAAAAAGCTTGGATAAATTTAAGGCACATTTGTACTTATCAAAATTACTAAATACAAGCCTTGTTGGAACAGAAACAGGATGTTTTAACACTACATATACCTACACAAAACTTAATGCAACAGAGGAAGCTTTTGAACTGTTTTTAAAATCAGTAAAGGAATTGGTAGAACATGCTGAAAATTTAAATACAAATTTAGCTATTGAAGGTGTGGCAAAACATATTATTGCCACACCGGAAAAAATGCACAGAGCATTAAAAACTATAGATTCAGAAAATCTTAAAGTTATATTTGATCCTGTTAATTTTTTAACAGTAGATAACTACAGAGAGCAAAGGGAGATTATTGTTAAATCTTTTAAATTATTTGGGGATAAAATTGAAAAAATCCATCTGAAAGACTTTATTATAAAAGATGGAGAAATAAAAGCTGTACCTATTGGAAAAGGAATGTTTGATGTTGAATTTTTTATGAGTGAACTTCAAAAATATAAAGATGATATAGATATTCTTCTTGAAAATTCAACAGTGAACACAGCAAAAGAGTGTATAAGATTTGTTAAACAATATTTAAAATAA
- a CDS encoding ABC transporter substrate-binding protein — protein MNLKKVFCLGVASLMLFGACGEKKETSSASGDNQVVLRMSWWGGEDRHKKTVEAVKLFEEKHPNIKVKTEYGGWQGWQEKITTQMAGGMAADLMQINWNWINIFSKDGNGFYDLNKLSSIIDLSQYDSNLLSQCTIDGKLNAIPYGVAGRVFLYNKTAFDRAGLNIPKSFKEMKEDAVVMKEKLGEDYFPFETDYYGALLLMLYKLEQETGKPFIVDNKVAYTKEQIKNAADFYLDLVNTKTIPSLEYRAAAGNVQLDQHPSWIIGKFGGTYEWDSASLKWRDSLQEGEQLVVGDYPKDLGDHNSGFTKVSMAFAINKDTKHPKETAELLNFLLTDDEAVKILGVSRGIPANKKAIALLEKENLLDPFMLEAHNKVMSFAGNGIHPLFEHKQLHSELKDLVDNLGYNQISSDEFAEKVVETTNEFLERNK, from the coding sequence ATGAATTTAAAAAAAGTATTTTGTTTAGGTGTAGCATCTCTAATGTTATTTGGAGCATGCGGAGAAAAGAAAGAAACATCTTCAGCATCAGGTGACAATCAGGTTGTACTAAGAATGTCATGGTGGGGTGGAGAAGATAGACATAAAAAGACTGTAGAAGCTGTAAAATTATTTGAAGAAAAACATCCGAACATCAAAGTTAAAACAGAATATGGTGGATGGCAAGGTTGGCAGGAAAAAATTACTACTCAAATGGCAGGAGGAATGGCTGCTGACTTAATGCAAATCAACTGGAACTGGATAAATATATTTTCAAAAGATGGAAATGGATTTTATGATTTAAATAAATTATCATCAATAATTGATCTTTCTCAATATGATAGTAATTTATTATCTCAATGTACTATAGATGGTAAATTAAATGCTATTCCATATGGAGTTGCAGGAAGAGTATTTTTATACAATAAAACTGCATTTGATAGAGCAGGACTTAATATTCCTAAGAGCTTTAAAGAGATGAAAGAAGATGCAGTAGTTATGAAAGAAAAATTAGGAGAAGATTATTTTCCATTTGAAACAGACTACTATGGAGCATTATTATTGATGCTTTATAAACTTGAACAGGAAACTGGAAAACCATTTATTGTAGATAATAAAGTTGCGTATACAAAAGAACAGATAAAAAATGCTGCAGATTTTTATCTTGACCTGGTAAATACAAAAACTATTCCATCACTGGAATATAGAGCAGCAGCAGGAAATGTTCAACTTGACCAACATCCAAGCTGGATTATTGGTAAATTTGGTGGAACATATGAATGGGATAGTGCATCACTTAAATGGAGAGACTCTTTACAAGAAGGGGAACAACTTGTAGTTGGAGATTATCCAAAAGATTTGGGAGATCATAATTCTGGATTTACAAAAGTTTCAATGGCATTTGCTATAAATAAGGATACTAAGCATCCTAAAGAAACAGCAGAATTACTTAATTTCTTATTAACTGATGATGAAGCAGTTAAGATATTAGGAGTTTCAAGAGGTATCCCTGCAAATAAAAAAGCTATTGCATTATTGGAAAAAGAAAATCTATTAGATCCATTTATGCTTGAAGCTCATAATAAGGTAATGTCTTTTGCAGGAAATGGAATACACCCATTATTTGAACATAAACAATTACACAGTGAACTGAAAGATTTAGTGGATAACTTAGGTTATAATCAGATTTCTTCAGATGAGTTTGCTGAAAAAGTAGTGGAAACTACTAATGAATTTTTAGAAAGAAATAAATAA
- a CDS encoding ABC transporter substrate-binding protein has product MNLKKILLMSFLGLSIAFPTVVKAAEKTVNLKISWWGSDDRHKRTIEAVKLFEEKHPNIKVKTEYGGWQGWQEKVTTQIVGNTSPDVMQINWNWINIFSRDGKGFYDLNKVRDILELDKNYSPDLLEKCTVNGKLNAVPIGVTGKVFYINKTVYEKAGLPVPTSFDELTKSAKVIREKLGDEYYAFDTDVYGALLLMLYKLEQETGKPFIVDNKVAYTKEQLVDAINFYQSLIDNHVMPSLRVRAAAGFVPLDQHPSWITGKYAGTYEWDSSAQKWQDALEEGQTLVVAPYFKDFGDNKSGFNKISMAFAIKKNTKHPKEAAELIHFLTTDPDAIKILGTSRGIPSNEVAVTVLEENNQLKGLGFQANKTVKSFAGKGTHPLFEHKKLNTDLRGIIETFGYGNKTAEETAQDIIDVTNNFLEENK; this is encoded by the coding sequence GTGAATTTAAAGAAAATTTTATTAATGAGTTTTTTAGGTTTAAGTATTGCTTTTCCAACTGTAGTAAAAGCAGCTGAAAAAACAGTAAATTTAAAGATTTCATGGTGGGGTAGCGATGACAGACACAAGAGAACCATTGAGGCTGTAAAGCTATTTGAAGAGAAACATCCAAATATTAAAGTTAAAACAGAATATGGTGGATGGCAAGGTTGGCAGGAAAAAGTAACAACTCAAATAGTAGGTAATACATCACCAGATGTAATGCAAATTAACTGGAACTGGATAAATATTTTTTCAAGAGATGGTAAAGGTTTTTATGACTTGAATAAAGTTAGAGATATTTTGGAACTGGATAAAAACTATTCTCCAGATCTTTTAGAAAAATGTACAGTTAATGGTAAATTAAATGCTGTACCTATTGGAGTTACAGGAAAAGTATTTTATATAAATAAAACTGTGTATGAAAAAGCTGGTCTTCCTGTGCCTACATCTTTTGATGAACTTACAAAATCAGCTAAAGTTATTAGAGAAAAACTTGGTGATGAGTATTATGCATTTGATACAGATGTATATGGTGCTCTGTTACTAATGTTATACAAACTTGAGCAGGAAACTGGAAAACCATTTATTGTAGACAATAAAGTAGCTTATACAAAAGAGCAGTTAGTAGATGCGATTAATTTTTATCAGAGTTTAATTGATAATCATGTAATGCCATCTCTTAGAGTAAGAGCAGCAGCAGGATTTGTTCCATTAGATCAACATCCAAGCTGGATTACAGGAAAGTATGCTGGAACTTATGAGTGGGACAGTTCAGCACAAAAATGGCAAGATGCTTTAGAAGAGGGGCAAACTTTAGTTGTAGCACCTTATTTTAAAGATTTTGGTGATAATAAGTCAGGATTTAATAAAATATCAATGGCTTTTGCAATTAAAAAGAATACAAAACATCCAAAAGAAGCTGCGGAACTTATTCATTTCCTAACAACAGATCCAGACGCAATTAAGATATTGGGAACTTCAAGAGGTATTCCATCAAATGAAGTGGCTGTAACTGTTTTAGAAGAAAATAATCAACTTAAAGGGCTTGGATTCCAAGCTAATAAAACTGTAAAAAGTTTTGCAGGAAAAGGAACACACCCATTATTTGAGCATAAAAAACTTAATACAGATTTAAGAGGAATAATAGAAACATTTGGATATGGTAACAAAACAGCAGAAGAAACAGCACAGGATATAATTGATGTTACAAATAACTTTTTAGAAGAAAATAAATAG
- a CDS encoding GntR family transcriptional regulator → MELIKINRQFGENTKHYIYRILKMNIMTLTIKPGTIISEADICSALSVSRTPIREAIVRLSEELLMNVYPQKGSFVSLIDLNIVEEAYFMRKILEKEILRLAIDNFSEAGIKELEKNLKFQNIISQVEEDHSELFFLDNEFHRLIYKEVGKEKVWNSIQSLSTHYDRVRFLDAVEKTNLIPTLEQHKEILEIIKNKEKDKVDSIVDCHLSNFKNKMDYLLEKYPSYFA, encoded by the coding sequence ATGGAATTAATAAAAATTAACAGGCAATTTGGAGAAAATACAAAGCACTATATTTATAGAATCTTAAAAATGAATATTATGACATTGACTATAAAACCGGGAACAATTATAAGTGAAGCAGATATATGTTCAGCTTTAAGTGTAAGTAGAACTCCAATTAGAGAGGCTATAGTTAGATTGTCAGAGGAATTACTTATGAATGTTTACCCTCAAAAAGGTTCTTTTGTGTCTCTGATAGATTTAAATATAGTGGAAGAAGCATATTTTATGAGAAAAATTCTTGAAAAAGAGATTTTAAGATTAGCTATAGATAATTTTTCTGAAGCTGGGATAAAAGAGCTTGAAAAGAATTTAAAGTTTCAAAACATAATTTCTCAAGTTGAAGAAGACCATTCTGAACTGTTTTTCCTAGATAATGAGTTTCATAGATTGATTTATAAGGAAGTTGGGAAAGAAAAAGTATGGAATTCAATTCAATCATTGAGTACACATTATGACAGAGTGAGATTTTTAGATGCTGTAGAAAAAACAAACTTAATACCGACTCTCGAGCAACACAAAGAGATACTTGAAATTATAAAAAATAAAGAGAAGGATAAAGTTGATTCAATAGTTGACTGTCATCTGTCAAACTTCAAAAATAAAATGGATTATTTATTAGAAAAATATCCGAGTTATTTTGCTTAA